In a single window of the Nicotiana tomentosiformis chromosome 8, ASM39032v3, whole genome shotgun sequence genome:
- the LOC138898145 gene encoding uncharacterized protein, with translation MSGYAKFMKDLVTKKRSMNCEMIKMTHQASAIVHSMAPTLEYPGAFTIPCTIGSVNFAKALYDLGASINLMPYFVFKTLGIGQPRPISMRLQMANRTMKRPLGIIDDVLVRVDKFILLADFVILDCEVDYEVPIILGRPFLATGKALVYEEAGKLTFRVGDENVVFHVCKSMRQPNSNEVCSFVDLVTEVINDDTSAMINVEDTLEAVLLNHDEDEK, from the coding sequence atgtcgggatatgccaagttcatgaaggatttggtaacaaagaagagatccATGAACtgtgaaatgatcaaaatgacacatcaagcgagtgctattgtgcactccatGGCCCCAACGTTGGAAtaccccggtgctttcacaatcccatgcactattgggagtgTCAATTTTGCCAAAGCTTTATATGACTTGGGGgcaagcattaacttgatgccctattttgtgttcaaaacgttggggattgggcaaccaagacccatatccatgaggttgcaaatggcgaatcggacaatgaaaaggccattgggtataattgatgatgtgttagttcgggtcgacaagttTATCCTTCtcgcagattttgtgatacttgactgtgaggttgactacgaggtgccaattattttggggagacctttccttgctacagggaaggccttAGTTTATGAGGAAGCTGGCaaactcaccttccgggtgggcgatgaaaacgtggtgttccatgtttgtaaatcaatgaggcagccaaatagcaacgaagtgtgttcgttcgtggatcttgtgaccgaagtaattaatgatgacacaagtgctatgATAAATGTTGAAGATACCTTGGAAGCTGTCTTATTaaatcatgatgaggatgagaagtaa